The following coding sequences are from one Bradyrhizobium sp. WSM471 window:
- the tuf gene encoding elongation factor Tu, which produces MAKAKFERNKPHCNIGTIGHVDHGKTSLTAAITKVLAEAGGATFTAYDQIDKAPEEKARGITISTAHVEYETKNRHYAHVDCPGHADYVKNMITGAAQMDGAILVVSAADGPMPQTREHILLARQVGVPALVVFLNKCDMVDDPELLELVELEVRELLSKYEFPGDTIPIIKGSALAALEDSDKTLGHEAILELMKQVDAYIPQPERPVDLPFLMPVEDVFSISGRGTVVTGRVERGIVKVGEEIEIVGLRATQKTTVTGVEMFRKLLDQGQAGDNIGALLRGTKREDVERGQVLCKPGSVKPHTKFKAEAYILTKEEGGRHTPFFTNYRPQFYFRTTDVTGVVHLPEGTEMVMPGDNIAMEVHLIVPIAMEEKLRFAIREGGRTVGAGVVASIIE; this is translated from the coding sequence ATGGCCAAAGCAAAGTTTGAACGTAACAAGCCGCACTGCAACATCGGCACCATCGGTCACGTCGACCATGGCAAGACGTCGCTGACCGCGGCGATCACCAAGGTCCTCGCCGAAGCCGGCGGCGCGACGTTCACAGCGTACGACCAGATCGACAAGGCGCCGGAAGAGAAGGCGCGCGGCATCACGATCTCGACGGCGCACGTCGAATACGAAACCAAGAACCGCCACTACGCGCACGTCGACTGCCCCGGCCACGCCGACTACGTGAAGAACATGATCACCGGCGCTGCCCAGATGGACGGTGCGATCCTGGTCGTGTCGGCCGCTGACGGTCCGATGCCGCAGACCCGCGAGCACATCCTGCTCGCCCGCCAGGTCGGCGTTCCCGCGCTCGTCGTGTTCCTCAACAAGTGCGACATGGTCGACGATCCGGAACTGCTCGAACTCGTCGAGCTCGAGGTGCGCGAGCTGCTCTCGAAGTACGAATTCCCGGGCGACACCATCCCGATCATCAAGGGTTCGGCGCTCGCCGCTCTCGAAGATTCCGACAAGACGCTCGGCCATGAGGCCATCCTCGAGCTGATGAAGCAGGTCGACGCCTACATTCCGCAGCCGGAGCGTCCGGTCGACCTGCCGTTCCTGATGCCGGTTGAAGACGTGTTCTCGATCTCGGGCCGTGGCACCGTCGTGACCGGCCGTGTCGAGCGCGGTATCGTCAAGGTCGGCGAGGAAATCGAGATCGTCGGTCTGCGCGCCACGCAGAAGACCACGGTTACCGGCGTCGAAATGTTCCGCAAGCTGCTCGATCAGGGCCAGGCCGGCGACAACATCGGTGCGCTGCTTCGTGGTACCAAGCGCGAGGACGTCGAGCGCGGCCAGGTGCTGTGCAAGCCGGGTTCGGTCAAGCCGCACACCAAGTTCAAGGCTGAGGCCTACATCCTCACCAAGGAAGAGGGCGGCCGCCACACCCCGTTCTTCACCAACTACCGTCCGCAGTTCTACTTCCGCACCACCGACGTGACCGGTGTCGTGCATCTGCCGGAAGGCACCGAGATGGTGATGCCGGGCGACAACATCGCGATGGAAGTGCACCTGATCGTGCCGATCGCGATGGAAGAGAAGCTCCGCTTCGCGATCCGCGAAGGTGGCCGCACCGTCGGCGCCGGCGTCGTCGCCTCGATCATCGAGTAA
- the fusA gene encoding elongation factor G, producing the protein MPRVHAIENYRNFGIMAHIDAGKTTTTERILYYTGKSHKIGEVHEGAATMDWMEQEQERGITITSAATTAFWEGKRLNIIDTPGHVDFTIEVERSLRVLDGAVCVLDSNQGVEPQTETVWRQGDKYKVPRIVFANKMDKTGADFYKCMQDIVDRLGAKPIAIQLPIGSENNFKGLVDLVRMKGVVWEEEKLDAKFVDIDIPEDMVEKAKEYREKLLEAAVELDDDVLAAYLDGNEPDQATLKRLIRKAVLTGAFFPVLCGSAFKNKGVQPLLDAVVDYLPSPVDVPAIKGVDEDGNEVVRLPDDKEPLALLAFKIMDDPFVGTITFCRIYSGTLLSGTGVINSTRDRKERIGRMLLMHANNREDIKEAYAGDIVALAGLKEARTGDTLCDPDKAVILEKMEFPEPVIEIAIEPKSKADQEKLGVALAKLAAEDPSFRVSTDQESGQTILKGMGELHLDIKVDILRRTYKVDANIGAPQVAFRERVTKRAEVKYTHKKQTGGTGQFAEVSIVVEPNEPGKGYEFESKIVGGAVPKEYIPGVEKGLNSVMGSGVVAGFPVVDVKVQLVDGKYHDVDSSALAFEIASRAAFREALQKGKSVLLEPIMKVEVVTPEDYTGSVIGDLNSRRGQIQGQDMRGNANVINAMVPLMNMFGYVNNLRSMSQGRATFTMQFDHYAEAPANVSAEVQKKFA; encoded by the coding sequence GCAAGACCACGACCACCGAGCGCATCCTCTATTACACCGGCAAGAGCCACAAGATCGGCGAAGTGCACGAAGGTGCCGCGACGATGGACTGGATGGAGCAGGAGCAGGAGCGCGGCATTACGATTACGTCGGCCGCGACCACCGCGTTCTGGGAAGGCAAGCGTCTCAACATCATCGACACTCCCGGCCACGTCGATTTCACCATCGAAGTCGAGCGCAGCCTGCGCGTGCTCGACGGCGCCGTGTGCGTGCTCGACTCGAACCAGGGCGTCGAGCCCCAGACCGAGACGGTCTGGCGCCAGGGTGACAAGTACAAGGTTCCGCGCATCGTCTTCGCCAACAAGATGGATAAGACCGGCGCTGACTTCTACAAGTGCATGCAGGATATCGTCGACCGCCTCGGCGCGAAGCCGATCGCGATCCAGCTTCCGATCGGCTCCGAGAATAACTTCAAGGGCTTGGTCGATCTCGTTCGTATGAAGGGCGTGGTCTGGGAAGAAGAGAAGCTCGACGCCAAGTTCGTCGACATCGATATTCCCGAGGACATGGTCGAGAAGGCCAAGGAATATCGCGAGAAGCTGTTGGAAGCCGCCGTCGAGCTCGACGACGACGTTCTCGCCGCATACCTCGACGGCAATGAGCCCGATCAGGCGACGCTGAAGCGCTTGATCCGCAAGGCCGTGCTGACTGGCGCGTTCTTCCCGGTATTGTGCGGCTCGGCCTTCAAGAACAAGGGCGTGCAGCCTCTGCTCGACGCGGTCGTGGATTATCTGCCGTCGCCGGTTGACGTGCCCGCCATCAAGGGCGTCGACGAAGACGGCAACGAGGTCGTTCGCCTGCCGGACGACAAGGAGCCGCTGGCTCTGTTGGCGTTCAAGATCATGGACGACCCGTTCGTCGGCACCATCACCTTCTGCCGCATCTATTCCGGCACGCTGCTGTCCGGCACCGGTGTCATCAATTCGACGCGCGACCGCAAGGAGCGCATCGGCCGCATGTTGCTGATGCATGCGAACAACCGCGAAGACATCAAGGAAGCCTATGCCGGCGACATCGTCGCATTGGCTGGCCTGAAGGAAGCGCGCACCGGTGACACGCTGTGCGATCCCGACAAGGCGGTGATCCTCGAAAAGATGGAATTCCCCGAGCCGGTCATCGAGATCGCGATCGAGCCGAAGTCCAAGGCCGACCAGGAAAAGCTCGGCGTGGCTCTGGCGAAGCTGGCCGCGGAGGATCCGTCTTTCCGCGTGTCGACCGACCAGGAGTCCGGCCAGACCATCCTCAAGGGAATGGGCGAACTCCATCTCGACATCAAGGTCGACATTCTTCGCCGCACCTACAAGGTGGATGCCAACATCGGCGCGCCGCAGGTGGCGTTCCGTGAGCGCGTCACCAAGAGGGCCGAGGTCAAGTACACCCACAAGAAGCAGACCGGCGGTACCGGTCAGTTCGCGGAAGTGTCGATCGTGGTCGAGCCGAACGAACCCGGCAAGGGCTACGAGTTCGAGTCCAAGATCGTCGGTGGTGCGGTTCCGAAGGAATACATCCCCGGCGTCGAAAAGGGCCTCAACAGCGTGATGGGCTCTGGTGTCGTCGCGGGCTTCCCCGTGGTCGACGTCAAGGTTCAGCTCGTCGACGGCAAGTATCACGACGTCGACTCGTCGGCGCTCGCCTTCGAAATCGCATCGCGTGCTGCATTCCGCGAAGCCTTGCAGAAGGGCAAGTCCGTCCTGCTCGAGCCGATCATGAAGGTCGAAGTGGTGACCCCGGAAGATTACACCGGCTCCGTCATCGGCGACCTGAATTCCCGGCGCGGTCAGATCCAGGGTCAGGACATGCGCGGCAATGCCAACGTCATCAACGCGATGGTGCCGCTCATGAACATGTTCGGTTACGTGAACAACCTGCGCTCGATGAGCCAGGGTCGCGCGACCTTTACCATGCAGTTCGACCACTACGCAGAAGCGCCGGCCAACGTGTCGGCAGAAGTCCAGAAGAAGTTTGCCTGA